TGCCTACAGCCTGGCGCGCTTTACGCGCATCGCGCCCGCCTACCTGTTTACGATCCTCGCGTCCTTCGTCATCTTCACGTTCTTCGACCCGCAGTTCGAGTATCAGATCGGCACGCACAATTTGCTGCGTCATCTGTTGTTCATCGGTAACGAGTCTGTCTTCTGGACGATAGGCCCGCAAGTGCAGTTCTATGTCCTGTTCCTGCTGCTGTGGAGCGCGACGGCCCACTATGTGTCGACCAAGAATGCCATGCCACTGATCTTTATCGTCTTCGCCTGCGTGCTGCTGATCATGCTGCGCCGCAGCCTGCCGGGCACGTTTGTGGGCGCCAATCTGCACTACTTTGCCTTTGGCGTACTGGCCGGCGTGGTGCGCCGGAAGATGCACATTGAATTTCACCAGCCGCAGTTGATCAATATCATCCATGTGAGCTTGCTGCTGCTTTTCCTGGGCGTCGAATGCGGCATCATCGAACTCAGTGAGCGCATGACCCATGACAACCTCAGCACGATGGCGATGGCGGTGCTGGTGGCCTTCTTTATTTTTGTCTTTTCCTTCGACTCCCTCAGCGCGCGCCTGCTGTTCGGCAATCCCTTGCTGCGGCTGATGGGAAGCCTGAGTTTTTCACTGTACCTGCTGCACATGCCGGTGCTGTACTGGGTCAAGAAACTGTATCCGGACGATATTGCCCATCCCGTCGTCGTCGCGCTGACTTTCATGCTGATCATTGCGCTGGCGACCCTGTACTTCTATACGGTGGAACGCTATTGCGCGCTGGCCGTGAAAAACCTCGGCAAGAAGTACGCCGGACGGATCGAGGGCATGTTCACGCGCCTGGGCGTCAAGCACAAGGCGACCGTCAGCTGACGCCATGTCCACTTTTTTCTCTCTTTTTACTGATCGGGCGCCGACTTGAAAATTTTGCTTGTGTGTGCCGCCTTTCCTCCGCGCGGCAAAGGGGGCGGGCCGGAAGGCTCGTTCATGATCGCCAGCGGCTTGCTGGCCCAGGGACACGAGGTGCGCGTCGTCACGGTCGGCGACGCCGCCGGCGTGGAACAGTACAAGGGCGTGGAAGTGCATATCGTGCGCTCGCCGAATGTGTACTGGGACTACTTTTTTACCAAACGCCCGGCGGCCTTGAAGATGTTGTGGCATGTGCTGGAAAATTTCAATCCGCGCGCCTACTGGCGCTTGCGCCCGCACGTCAAGGCGTTCCGGCCCGACGTCGTCATGACGGTCAGCATTGAAAACATCAATGTGGCAACCTGGTTGCTGGCGCGCATGCACAAGGTGCCCGTGGTCCACGTCATCCAGAGTTACTTTCTGGCTTGCTGGCGTGGCGGCCTGTTCAGGAACGGCGCCAATTGCACGGGCCAGTGCGGCAGTTGCAAGGTGTTGTCAGTGGGAAAGAAGCCGATGTCGCACCTGGTGGACGGGGTCTTTGGCGAAACGCGTTTTGTTGTCGATCAACATCTGCAACTGGGCTACTTCAAGCACGCCACCTCGGCCGTCATTCCCGGTCCCGTGTTCCCCATCGCGGGGCGGGTGCCCAAGGCGCGCGACGGCAAGCTGGTCGTGGGCTACATGGGCGTGCTGGCGCCGCACAAGGGTGTCGACGTGCTGGCCGATGCGGCGCGCCTGATGGGGCCGAACAGCAATGTACGCTTCCTGATCGGCGGCACGGGCGAAGACGAAGCGTATGTGGCCAGCCTGCGTGAAAAATTCGGCGATGCCGACGTCGAGTTCATGGGCTGGGTCAAGCCCGATGACGTCTATCCGCTGTTCGACGTGCTGGTGGTGCCGTCGAAGTGGAAGGAGCCGTTTGGCCGCATCGTCGTCGAAGCGCTGGCCTACGGCGTGCCCGTCATTTGCGCGCGTTCCGGCGGCATCGCCGAGAGCATCCGCGAAAATGAGAATGGCTACACCTTTGCCTCGGGCCAGCACGACGAACTGATCACCTTGCTACGCGACGTGCTGGAACCGGACGAGCCTGCGCGCATGCGCCTGGCGCAAAATGCGCTGCAGCATTCGCACCGCTTCGATATCGGCACGATCGCCGCGCGCATCAGCGATTTCGTCAGCGCGACCGTGGCCAGCTACAAGGCGCGCCCGTGAGCGGGGCTGCAGCATGAGCGAGAGCAAAGCCGAAGGCGACGTCAAGGCGCCTGGCATGGCGTCCGGCTCCTTCTGGGCCGTGCTCGACAATCTGGCCCAGCAGGGCTTGTCCTTCATCATCTTCGCCATCCTGGCGCGGCTGCTCAACCCTGCCGAATTCGGCTTGTTGACGATTGCCCATTTGTTCATACTGTTCTCGCGCCTGGTCGTGCTCGACGCACTGGCCATGCCCGTGATCCGCGCGAAAGAACCCGATGACGGCGCCTATTCGGCGCTGTTCTGGCGCTGCACGGCAGCCGGCCTGTTGCTGTGCGCCTGCATGTTCCTGAGCGCCGGCCCCGTCTCGGCGCTGTTCAGCGCACCATCGCTGGCGCCCGTGCTGCAAGGCATGAGCCTCTCCATCCTGTTCTTCGGCATGGTGCGTTCATACGAAGCGCGGCTGGTGCGGCAGATGAAATTCAAGCAGCTGGCCATCCGCTCCACCGTGTCCGTCATGCTCGGTGGCGTGCTCGGCATTGCACTGGCCTACCATGGCTGGGGTGCCATGTCGCTGGTGGTGCAGCAAGTGATGGCGGCCGGGCTGGCGCTGCTGCTGGTGGTGCTGCAAAGCGGCTGGCTGCCCAGCCTGGCGTGGCGCGCGCGGCCCAGCCGCTACTGGCATGATGTGCGCCAGGTCAGCGTCTCGGGCATCTTGTCCTTTGCCAACAGCAATGGCGATTCCTTGCTGGTGAGTATCTTTTTGGGGCCGTATGCGACCGGACTGTACAACCTGGCCAAGCGCCTGACGTCGGCCGTGTACCTGGTCATCACGGCGTCGCTGCTGCGCGTGTCGCTGCCCGTGTTCGCCGCCGCCAGCGGCAAGCCCGAGCAGCTGCGCCAGGCTTACCTGCAATTGCTGGCGATGATGCTGTTCCTGATGCTGCCCATGCTGCTGTTCCAGGCCGCCCTGGCCGAGCCGCTGGTGGCAACGGTATTTGGCCAGAAATGGTTGCCGGCCAGCAGTACCATCGCCGCGCTGGCACTGCTGTATTGCCTCTCTTCGGTAGCGGAACTGAACAACTACGTGCTGTTTGCCCTGGGACACAGCCGCTGGCCGCCGCTGCTCGGTATCTTGCAGCTGAGCCTGGCCGTGATCCTGGCCGCCTGCTTCAGCCAGTATGGCTTGCTGGCGATGAGCTTGTCGTTTGCCGCCGCCTACCTGCTGATGTTGCCGTGGTCGCAGCACCTGGCATGCAAGGCCATGGACTTGCCCTGGACGTCCTTCCTGGTGGCGTTGCAGCCTGTCCTGGCGGGCGCTGCGGCACTGTTGCTGACCTTGTACGCGATGGCGCGCTGGTGGCAGGGCAGCGCCATCGTGCTGCTGGTGCTGGCCCTGTTTGCCGGCGCCATCGCCTACCTGCTGCCGATGCTGCTGCTGGGGCGCGCGCTGCGCGGCACGGCAGGGGGCTTTGATCCATTTTCACTGCTCAGGCAATTACGCAATTTGAAGCACCGCGGCGCGGCCGCGGATTGAAGGAGGCGCACAAGCACCATGGAAGCACCAGAAACCATCAACATCAGCCGCTTTCCCGTGCTGAGCACGACGCGCGAGTGGCTGGCGCAGCATTTGCTGGGCGTCATCGCGCGCGGGGAAAAGACGGCGCTGTTTTTTGCCAATACCAACTTTATCGTGAAGAACCGCTTCGTGCTGGAAGCGGATCCCTCGCGCCGCTACCTCATCGTCAACGATGGTGTCGGCATGGATATCGCCGCCAGGCTGATGCAGGGGCGCCGTTTCGCCGCGAATCTGAATGGCACCGATTTCACGCCGTACTTGTTCGGGCAAAGCGCGCAGCCGCTGCGCGTGTTCATGCTGGGCGCGCAACCGGACATCCTGGCCAGGGCGGTGACGCATGTGCGCACGGTGCTGGGGCAGGACGTCGTCGGCAGTTGCGATGGCCATGCCGGCATCGGCAGTGCGCCCGATCTGGTGCGGCAAATCAATGCGACGCGCGCCCAGGTCGTGCTCGTGGCGATGGGCAACCCTATCCAGGAGCGCTGGATACTCGCCCATCAGGATGGCCTGGACGCCAACGTCCTGGTGGGCGTGGGCGCGCTGTTCGACTTCTGGTCCGGCGGCAAGCGGCGCGCGCCCGCTTTTGTGCAGCGCATCCACATGGAGTGGTTTTACCGTTTGCTGCAAGAGCCGCGCCGGCTGCTGCGACGCTATACCTGGGACATCCTGGTATTCCTGCGCGAATGCGTCAGGTACCGCTGACGCGGTTGCCATCAAAGATGGCAGTCTGGCATGTTGCAATGCGCAAAAAATAATATAAAAAAGGTAATAGTGTTGCCAAATTGGTGATATTCTACCGCTTCGGGCAGGCGCAAGCAGAGTTCGGCGTCCCCATAAACATTGGAGCGTGAAATGAAAGCAATGATTTTGGCCGCAGGAAAGGGGACGCGCGTGCGCCCGCTGACCTATGACTTACCCAAGCCCATGATCCCCATCCTGGGCAAGCCCGTGATGGCCTATCTGATCGAGCACCTGGCCAAGTATGGCGTGCGCGACATCATGGTCAATGTCAGTTACCTGCATGAAAAGATCGAAGAGTATTTCGGCGACGGCCACCAGTATGGCGTGCAGATCGGCTACTCGTTCGAAGGCTATATGACCGATGCCGGCGTGGTGGTGCCGCAGCCGATAGGCTCGGCCGGCGGCATGAAGAAGATCCAGGAATTCGGAGGCTTTTTTGACGATACCACCATCGTCCTGTGCGGTGATGCGGTGATCAACCTCGACATCCAGTCGGCCCTGTTCGAGCATCGCCGCAAGGGGGCGCTGGCCAGCGTGATCACGCGCGAAGTGCCGTGGGACAAGGTGTCGAGCTATGGCGTGGTGGTCAGCGACAAGGATGGCCGTATCAAGGCGTTCCAGGAAAAGCCCAGCCAGGAAACGGCCCTGTCGAACCATGTCAGCACCGGCATCTATATTTTCGAGCCTGCCGTGCTGGACTTGATACCGAAGGACACGGTCTTCGACATCGGCTCGGACTTGTTTCCCTTGCTGGCCGAAAAGGGCTTGCCTTTCTACGCCCAGTCGCGCACGTTCAGCTGGATCGATATCGGCAACATCAAGGATTACTGGGAAGTATCGCAAAGCGTCATGATGGGGGAAGTGGCCCACATGGACGTGCCTGGTGTACAGTTGGAAGAGGGCATCTGGGTGGGCTTGAATACGAGCATCGAGTGGGAAGGCACGCACATCGAAGGGCCCGTGTACATCGGCTCGGGCTGCAAGATCGAGGCGGGCGCCACCATCATCGGCCCCACCTGGATCGGTCACGGCAGCCATATCTGTTCCGGTGCGCGCGTGGTGCGCAGCGTGCTTTTTGAATATACGCGCGTGCTGCAGAACATTGCTCTTGAAGAAGTTATCGTCTTCAAGGAATACAGTGTCGACCGCAACGGAGACATGAAACACGTGTCCGAATGCCTGACCGATCAATGGTCGAACGCGCGCGACCGGCGCAGCAAGCGCCGCAGCCCCGTTGAACTTGCATTATTGAAATAAATAGAGGACGTCCACCATGAAGATTTATCCCGTCATCCTGTCCGGCGGCGCCGGCAGCCGCCTCTGGCCCCTGTCGCGCGCAGCGCTGCCCAAGCAGCTGTTGCCGCTGGTATCAGATAAAACCATGCTGCAGGAAACGGCGCTGCGCCTGGCTGGCTGGCCGGAGATGATGGCACCGCTGCTGATCTGTGGCGACGAGCACCGTTTCCTGGTAGCCGAGCAGATGCGCGATATCGCCATCGAACCGCTGGCCATCATGCTCGAATCGGTGGGCCGCAACACGGCGCCGGCCGTCGCCGCCGCCGCCTGGTATTTGCAAGCGCTCGACCCGCAAGCCATCATGCTGGTGTTGCCAGCCGATCACGTCATTGAAGACCGGGCGGTCTTTCATGCGGCCATCGACAAGGCGCTCCAGGCCGCCTCGCAAGGCGCGCTGGCCACCTTCGGCATCGTGCCGACGGCGCCGGAAACGGGTTATGGCTACATCCGTCGCGGTGCCGCCATCGCGGGCAGCGAAGCGTGCTACCAGATTGACCGTTTCGTGGAAAAACCCGATGCGCAGAGCGCGGCCGGTTTTGTTGCCAGCGGCGACTACTACTGGAACAGCGGCATGTTTCTCTTCAGCGCCGCCAGCTATTTGCAGGAATTGACGCAATTCCAGCCCGCCATGGCCGACGCCACCGAAGCGGCAGTGCGCCTGGCTTACCGCGACCTCGATTTCTGCCGCCTGAGCGAGAAGGAGTTCGCCGCCTGTCCCGCCGACTCCATCGATTATGCCGTGATGGAACACACGAGCCGCGCCGTGGTCGTGCCGGCCGATATCGGCTGGAGCGACGTGGGCTCCTGGTCCGCGCTGCGCGAGGTCTTGCCGCGCGATGCAGCCGGCAATGCCGTGCGCGGCGATGTGTACCTGGACGACGTGAGCAATTCGCTGGTGCGCGCCGAAAGCCGCATCGTGGCGCTGATCGGCGTGCAGGATGTGGTCGTGGTGGAAACTGCGGACGCCGTGCTGGTGGTGCACAAGGACCAGGTGCAGCGCGTCAAACAAGTGGTTTCCCACTTGCAAAGCACAGGCCGTACCGAGCATTTGCAGCACACCAAGGTGTATCGTCCATGGGGTTGCTACGAAGGCATCGACCTGGGCGACCGTTTCCAGGTCAAGCGCATTACGGTCAATCCAGGCGGCAAGCTGTCCCTGCAGATGCATCATCACCGCGCCGAACACTGGATCGTCGTCAGCGGCACGGCGCAGGTGACGTGCGGCGATGAAGTCAAGTTGCTGAGTGAAAACCAGTCGACCTACATTCCTATCGGCATGACGCATCGCCTGGAAAATCCCGGCCGCCTGCCGCTGCACCTGATCGAAGTGCAGTCCGGCAGCTACCTGGGCGAAGACGATATCGTGCGCTACGAAGATGTCTACAAACGCGTCTAAGCCCGCATGCAACGCCAGGGCGACGGTTCTGGCGTTCCGAGGTTTTCATCGACCAGCACAGGCCAGCCACTCCGCTTTGAAATACCTGCTCATCCCCTTGCTCGCCAGCGTCCTGCTGCCGGCCGACGCCCGCGCCCAGTTTGTCGCCCCCGCCATGTCGCCGGCGCTATCGGCCGGGCAGCTGGCGCTGGTGGTCAACGACGATGAGCCCAATAGCGTGGCCATCGCCGACTATTATCGGCAGGCGCGCAATATACCGGCTGCCAATATCGTTCACGTGCGCATCGCCAATCGTCCGCATAAGCTCAGCGCCGTCGAGTTCGCCACTCTGAAAAAGCAGATCGACAGCCAGCTCAGCCCTGAAATCCAGGCCGTGCTGATGGTCTGGACGGCGCCGTACGCCGTCGAATGCAATTCCATCACTTCCGCCTACACCCTGGGCGTCGATGCGGGACTGTGCGCGCGCAGCTGCGGCGCGAGCCAGCCCAGCCCCTATTTCAATGCCGCACACGGCCTGCCGTATGCGCAATACAAGATGCGCCTGAGCATGCTGTTGCCCACCGAATCGGTGGCGCAGGCGCGCGAGCTGATCGAGCGTGGCGTCAGCGCCGGTTTTCGCCTGCAGGAAGCGAATGCGTATTATTTGACGACCGGTGAAACGGCGCGCAACAGCCGTGCGCCGTTTTTTCCGCCGGCAGGACGTTTGCCGACAAAAAAACTGAACATCAAGCGCCTGCGCGCCGACGAGCTCGACGGCGCAACGGACATCATGGTCTACCAGACGGGCATGGCGCGCGTGGCCAAGCTCGACACGCTCAAGTTTGCACCGGGCGCGCTGGCCGATCATTTGACGTCGTATGGCGGCGACTTGTTGGGAACGGCGCAGATGAGCAGCTTGCGCTGGCTCGAGGCGGGCGCCACGGCCAGTTATGGTAGCGTTAGCGAACCGTGTAATTACTGGCAGAAGTTTCCGCAGCCGACGGTGCTGCTGCAGCGCTATCTGTCCGGTGATACGGCGATCGAGGCTTACTGGAAGAGCGTGGCCTGGCCGGCGCAGGGCATCTTCATCGGCGAACCGTTGAGTACGCCATACCGACGCTGACACATATTAGCGGCTGCGGCGGCGCAGCGCCAGGCTGACGAGGGCCAGTCCGGCCAGCAGCATGGCCCAGGTGGACGCTTCCGGGATGGCCGGGATATTCGGATCGGTCGGCGTCACTACCGGTGGCGTGACGATGGGCGGCGTCACGACGGGCGTCCCTGGCGTCTCGACGCCCGCGACGGGCGGATTGGTGCCAAACACGCCAGGGTCGCCGGAAGCGCCGCCAGTGGCGCCCGGGCTGACGAAGCTGGCAGCTGCCAGGCGTTCGGTGCCGCCAGCATTCGCCGCAGGCCAGCCGACCCAGCCAGCCGGCGCGAATGGCTGCAAGGTTGATGCTGCATTGAAACTATCCGTGCCCGTGCTGGTCAAGGCGCCAGGTATGGTGGCGAGCGGACGGCTGCTCACGCTGCTAAACTCCAGTGCATCCGATGGCAAGCGTTTGACGCCCGTCCTGGCGTCGTCGCTGGGCAGGCTGCGGTGGTAGGCGGCATCGTCACCGACGCTGCTGACCTCGCCTGGAGCGACGCCATCATTCTTGAATTCATCGTAATTGATATCGCCATTGGACAGGCTGCACGGGCTGCTCACGCCTTCCATGCTGACGCCGGATGCGCCCTGGCCCTGCGCTTTCGTGTTTCCATCTTGCATGGACTGCGAGCAATTTGGTTTTTTGCCAGGCGGCACGGCTTGCGGATTGACATAGTAACCAGCGTAGGTATTCGCCTGGGCCGGCAGCAGGGGCAGCAGCAGAGATCCTGCAAGCAACAGTGTGGAATATGAAGGGTAGTTATTTTTTCTCATGATCAATCTTTCCTATCTCTGCTGTTTGCCCGTTGCCGCGGCTGCTGTTTGCCGCCATCTGTTTACTTAGCGCAAACAGATGGTAGCATACTTGCACTCTACGCAATTTCTCATAGCTTATTTTTATTATCATTTCATACAGTTCTGCATACTTTTATGCAACAAAATATTGTGTGATAGGCCAGCTTGGCATTCCTGTACGTGCAAACTGCATGCATTCCCGTCAACTTTTGTCATCAAGCTGTCACGCTTGAATATTACTATGAATTAATAGTAAAAAGACTATTTGATTGATCAATGTTATTGCCTGAAATTCAACGCCGCCTGCTGGTATTGGCAGACCGGAACTTTAAATTTCCACCAGGAATTTTTATGAGAAATAGTTACACGCCGGCTCGCTCTGCATTGCCCGGACTGTCCCTGCGCGCCGCGCCGTGGCGCCTGACCCTGATGGCCGGCTTGCTGTCGTCGCTGGGCATGCCGGCACTGGCCGCTTCCGATATCGTCATCAGCCAGGTGTATGGCGGTGGCGGCAATACGGGTGCGCTGTACCGCAACGATTTCATTGAATTATTCAACCGTGGCGCCAGTCCCGTGAACTTGAGCAACTGGAGCGTGCAATACGGCGCCGCAGCTAATACGAGCTGGTCCGTGACGGCCTTGCCGGCTATCGATTTGCAACCTGGCCAGTATTTGCTGGTCCAGCAAGCCAAGGGCGCGGGCGGCACGCAAGACTTGCCCACGCCCGATGCCTCGGGCAGTCTGAGCATGTCGGGCACGACCGGCAAGGTGCTGTTAAGCAATAGCAAGACGGCCCAGGTGGGCGCCAGCCCCTCGGGCGCCGCCGTCATCGACCTGGTCGGCTTCGGCACGGCCAACGGTTTCGAGGGCAATCTGGCGCCCGCGCCGTCGAATACGCTGGCGATCCTGCGCGCCAACGGCGGCTGCAGCGATACGGACGACAACGGCGTGGACTTCGCCAGCGGCAGCGTGACGCCGCGCAACACGGCCTCGCCGCGCAATGCCTGCGGCGGCCCCGTGGTGCACCAGATCATTACCAACTGCCCCGCCAGCCTGGCCTTGGCCGAGGGCAATAGCGGCAACGCCGTGCTGCGCGCTGCCGATGTCGATGGCGTCGTGAATGCCGCCATCTTGAGTTCGCCCGCCGTGGCCGGCATCAGCCTGGCCAGTTTCAGCGCGGCCGGCGTGGCGGGCGAGAGCGCCAGCGTGAACTTGCTGGTGGCCGCCGGCGTGCCGGTGGGCAATTATCCCGTCATCGTGAATTTCAGCAACGACCAGCAGCAGACAGCCTCGTGCAAGGTGGACGTGGCCGTGCAGGGCCTGGCTGCCATCAGCCACACGATTGCGCAAATCCAGGGCAGCGGCGCGGCCAGCCCGTACGCCAATTCCGTGCAGACGACCGAGGGCGTGGTGACACTGAAAGTGGGGACCGGCTTCTTCCTCCAGGATGCGGCCGGCGATGGCGACCCGTCGACGTCGGACGGCATCTTCGTGTACACGGGCGCGACGGCCACCAGCGTGCGGCCGGGCGAACTGGTGCGCGTGACGGGCACGGTGTTTGAATACACGCCCACGGGCGCAAAGAATTCCTACACGGAATTGAAAGACGTGACGGCCATCCTGACGCAAAGCGCGGGCCACAGCATCGTGCCGACGAATGTGACCTTGCCCAACGACAACCTGGCGGCCGTGGAAGGCATGCTGGTGCGCTTCACGCAACCGTTGACCGTGTCGCAGAACGCCTACCTCGGCGCGCGCGGCGAATTGACCCTGTCGGCCGGACGGCGCGAAGTGCCGACCAACCGCTACCCGGCCGGCTCAAACGAAGCGCAAGCCTTGATCGCGGCCAATGCGCACAACCTGATCGTGCTCGATGATGGCATCTTCGTTGCACCGCCCACCATTCCTTACATCGGCCAGGATGGCACCGTGCGCAGCGGCGATACGGTGGCCGACTTGACGGGCGTGGTCGACTTTGGCGCCATCGGCGGTGGCGGCGCCGCGTACAAACTGCAGCCGACGCAAGCGCCGCAGTTTTCGCGCGACAACCCGCGTGCGGCCAGCCCGGAATTGCCTGTTGGTAACGTCAAGGTGGCCAGCGCCAATGTGCTCAATTTCTTCACGACCTTTACGAATGGCAGCAACGTGTTTGGCCAGACGGGGCAGGGCTGTACCGTGGGCACGTCGACAAGCAAGAGCAATTGCCGCGGTGCCGACAACCTGGCTGAGTTCGTGCGCCAGCGCGACAAGATCGTCGCCGAACTCCAAGCCATCGATGCCGACGTGGTGGGTTTGATGGAAATCCAGAACAATGGCGAGACGGCCGTCACCTACCTGGTCGAGCAACTGAATGCGGCCATCGGCGCCGTGAGCTATGCCGTGGTGCCGAAACCGGCCGCCACCGGCACGGATGCCATCCGCGTGGCGATGATTTACAAGCCGGCCAAGCTGGGCCTGGTGGGCGGCGCCTTGTCGGATGCCAATGCCATCAACAACCGTCCGCCGATGGCGCAAACCTTCCGTGCCGGCAATGGCGAGAAATTCTCGCTGATCGTCAATCACTTGAAATCGAAGGGCAGCTGCCCGTCGGGCGGGGTGGACGCGGACCAGAACGATAGCCAGAGTTGCTGGAACGCCACGCGCGTGCAGCAGGCGCAGCGGCTGGTGGGCAGTTTCGTGCCGCAAGTGGCGGCCGCTGCCGGCGATGCGGATGTGCTGGTCATCGGCGACCTCAATTCGTATGGCGCGGAAGACCCGATCCAGGTCATCACGGACGCCGGCTTCGTCAACGAACTTGAGCGTTTCGTGCGCCCGTCCGGCATGCCGTATTCGTATGTGTTTGGCGGCCAGAGCGGCTACCTCGACCATGCGCTGGCCAGCGCTTCGCTGAGCCCGCAAGTGGCCGGTGTGGCCGAATGGCATGTCAATGCCGACGAGCCGGAAGTGATCGACTACAACATCGATGCGGCCAAGCCGCAAGACTTGTACACCGCCTTGCCGTACCGCGCCTCGGATCACGACCCCGTCGTCGTCAGCCTGGACTTGCAGCCCGCCTACCGCGACATCACGGCCGCCGTGGCGCAAGCCAGCTCGGGCCTGGCGTTCAACCGCGCGACGCAGAAATACACGGGTACGTTCGCCTTCACCAATACGGGCACGAGCACGCTCAGCGGCCCATTCCAGGTGGTGTTTGGCGGCTTGCCGGCTGGCGTAAGCCTGGCCAACGCCACGGGCAGCCATGCGGGCGCCGCCTACGTCACCGTCAACGCGGCCAGCCTGCCGCCGGGCGCGACGGCTTCGTTTGCCGTCAGTTTTACCAATCCGTCGAAAGTGACGATCAATTACTCGGCCAGCATCTTCGCCGGCAACTTCTAAGGACATCACCATGTTTGCAACGACACTCAACCGTACCTTGCGCCACGCCGTGCTGGCCGCCTTGCTTGCCGGCAGCTCCAGCCTGGCGCTGGCGGCTCCGCTCAGTTACCACGTGGAAATCGACACCAGCGCCTTTTCCGGCGCCGGCTTCCTCGACTTTGCCTTCATCGCCGGCAACAGCCCCGCACCGGGCGCCAGTGCCGTGCTGAGCAATTTCTCGGGCGCGTTCGGCGCGCTGGCATCGCAGGAAGGCAATGTCAGCGGCAGCGTGCCAGGCACCTTGACCTTCGGCAATAGTGGGGCCTACAACGACTGGTTCCACAACGTGACCCTGGGCGGCAAGTTCGCATTCAACGTGGTCTTCGGCGGCGACTTCCTGAACACGGCCGGCAACGCGGGCACGACCTTTGGCGTGGGCTTGCTCGACTACACAGGCACCACTTACCTGGGCAATGCAAATGGTAACCTGGTGCAGTTCGAACTGACGCCGGTCAATGGCGGCTTGCCCGCCAGCATTGCCGGCAGCACCTATGCCAGCATCGCGTCGATCTCGGCCGTACCGGAAGCCTCGGAATGGATGATGCTGACGGGCGGCCTGGCGCTGATCGGCTTTGCCTTGCGCCGCCGCCAGCGTCTGCCAGCGGCGTAAGCACCGGCGCTGCCGGCCCGGGCCAGGCTTCAGCGCTGCGCATCGGGCACGCTGCGCGCACCGCTGTCATTGACATGCTCTTCGGTGCTGGGCGAGACGCGCGCGACGAGGGGGCTGGCGCGCAGGCGCTTGACCTCGGCTGGCGTGAGCAGGGCGGCAAAGCCGTTCAGCGTGGCCGTGTAGTGGTGTTGCACGCTGGCCTCGGGCACCAGCGCCAGCACGGCGCGCCGTTGCGCCTCGGCCTGCGTTGCCCGGGCTTCGCGCTGCGCCGCTGCCGGCAATTGCACGGGTAATTGCACAATATACGCCTGGCGCGCGGGGGCAGCCGATGGGCCCATGGCGCCAGCGAGAATGACCAGACCCAGATGGAATGCGGGCATGCGTGCTCCTTCGGTGCGCGGTGGCGGCATGCCACCCGTGCACGGATTGTACGCGTGCTGCGCGGCAGGCGGCGCGTGCGGCGCAACGTGGCGTCTTGCGCAAGCTCAAGCTTCTTTGCTGAAATTTTGTTATTTACAATACAAAGAAAAGATTGTCTTAACCATAAGCGGCATGGTAGCCTGATATGCATCAGGCAA
Above is a genomic segment from Janthinobacterium sp. 64 containing:
- a CDS encoding mannose-1-phosphate guanylyltransferase/mannose-6-phosphate isomerase — its product is MKIYPVILSGGAGSRLWPLSRAALPKQLLPLVSDKTMLQETALRLAGWPEMMAPLLICGDEHRFLVAEQMRDIAIEPLAIMLESVGRNTAPAVAAAAWYLQALDPQAIMLVLPADHVIEDRAVFHAAIDKALQAASQGALATFGIVPTAPETGYGYIRRGAAIAGSEACYQIDRFVEKPDAQSAAGFVASGDYYWNSGMFLFSAASYLQELTQFQPAMADATEAAVRLAYRDLDFCRLSEKEFAACPADSIDYAVMEHTSRAVVVPADIGWSDVGSWSALREVLPRDAAGNAVRGDVYLDDVSNSLVRAESRIVALIGVQDVVVVETADAVLVVHKDQVQRVKQVVSHLQSTGRTEHLQHTKVYRPWGCYEGIDLGDRFQVKRITVNPGGKLSLQMHHHRAEHWIVVSGTAQVTCGDEVKLLSENQSTYIPIGMTHRLENPGRLPLHLIEVQSGSYLGEDDIVRYEDVYKRV
- a CDS encoding TIGR03790 family protein, which encodes MKYLLIPLLASVLLPADARAQFVAPAMSPALSAGQLALVVNDDEPNSVAIADYYRQARNIPAANIVHVRIANRPHKLSAVEFATLKKQIDSQLSPEIQAVLMVWTAPYAVECNSITSAYTLGVDAGLCARSCGASQPSPYFNAAHGLPYAQYKMRLSMLLPTESVAQARELIERGVSAGFRLQEANAYYLTTGETARNSRAPFFPPAGRLPTKKLNIKRLRADELDGATDIMVYQTGMARVAKLDTLKFAPGALADHLTSYGGDLLGTAQMSSLRWLEAGATASYGSVSEPCNYWQKFPQPTVLLQRYLSGDTAIEAYWKSVAWPAQGIFIGEPLSTPYRR
- a CDS encoding PEP-CTERM sorting domain-containing protein, which translates into the protein MRKNNYPSYSTLLLAGSLLLPLLPAQANTYAGYYVNPQAVPPGKKPNCSQSMQDGNTKAQGQGASGVSMEGVSSPCSLSNGDINYDEFKNDGVAPGEVSSVGDDAAYHRSLPSDDARTGVKRLPSDALEFSSVSSRPLATIPGALTSTGTDSFNAASTLQPFAPAGWVGWPAANAGGTERLAAASFVSPGATGGASGDPGVFGTNPPVAGVETPGTPVVTPPIVTPPVVTPTDPNIPAIPEASTWAMLLAGLALVSLALRRRSR
- a CDS encoding ExeM/NucH family extracellular endonuclease yields the protein MRNSYTPARSALPGLSLRAAPWRLTLMAGLLSSLGMPALAASDIVISQVYGGGGNTGALYRNDFIELFNRGASPVNLSNWSVQYGAAANTSWSVTALPAIDLQPGQYLLVQQAKGAGGTQDLPTPDASGSLSMSGTTGKVLLSNSKTAQVGASPSGAAVIDLVGFGTANGFEGNLAPAPSNTLAILRANGGCSDTDDNGVDFASGSVTPRNTASPRNACGGPVVHQIITNCPASLALAEGNSGNAVLRAADVDGVVNAAILSSPAVAGISLASFSAAGVAGESASVNLLVAAGVPVGNYPVIVNFSNDQQQTASCKVDVAVQGLAAISHTIAQIQGSGAASPYANSVQTTEGVVTLKVGTGFFLQDAAGDGDPSTSDGIFVYTGATATSVRPGELVRVTGTVFEYTPTGAKNSYTELKDVTAILTQSAGHSIVPTNVTLPNDNLAAVEGMLVRFTQPLTVSQNAYLGARGELTLSAGRREVPTNRYPAGSNEAQALIAANAHNLIVLDDGIFVAPPTIPYIGQDGTVRSGDTVADLTGVVDFGAIGGGGAAYKLQPTQAPQFSRDNPRAASPELPVGNVKVASANVLNFFTTFTNGSNVFGQTGQGCTVGTSTSKSNCRGADNLAEFVRQRDKIVAELQAIDADVVGLMEIQNNGETAVTYLVEQLNAAIGAVSYAVVPKPAATGTDAIRVAMIYKPAKLGLVGGALSDANAINNRPPMAQTFRAGNGEKFSLIVNHLKSKGSCPSGGVDADQNDSQSCWNATRVQQAQRLVGSFVPQVAAAAGDADVLVIGDLNSYGAEDPIQVITDAGFVNELERFVRPSGMPYSYVFGGQSGYLDHALASASLSPQVAGVAEWHVNADEPEVIDYNIDAAKPQDLYTALPYRASDHDPVVVSLDLQPAYRDITAAVAQASSGLAFNRATQKYTGTFAFTNTGTSTLSGPFQVVFGGLPAGVSLANATGSHAGAAYVTVNAASLPPGATASFAVSFTNPSKVTINYSASIFAGNF